A section of the Kribbella sp. HUAS MG21 genome encodes:
- a CDS encoding acetyl-CoA C-acetyltransferase, with translation MPEAVIVSTARSPIGRAYKGSLTTIRPDDLAVQMIKAAVDKAGLTGDQIEDLALGCAEPHDEHGGNMARRVAVQLGWDNTPATTVNRFCASSTQTARMAYHAIKSGEGDIFVSAGVECVSRYKNFGSAGVGDPSSFNPVFTDAVARTEKYAETNETWHDPREERLIPDIYIAMGQTAENVATLRGISREDQDAFGVRSQNLAEKAINNGFFEREITPVTLPDGTVVSKDDGPRAGTTLEKVSQLQPVFRPDGTVTAGNCCPLNDGAAAVVIMSDTKARELGLTPLARIVSTGVSGLSPEIMGLGPVEASKQALARAGMSINDIDLVEINEAFAVQVIGSARELGIDEDKLNVHGGAIALGHPFGSTGARIMTTLVNGLQFEDKQFGLETMCVGGGQGMAIVLERLS, from the coding sequence ATGCCTGAAGCAGTCATCGTGTCCACGGCCCGGTCGCCGATCGGGCGTGCGTACAAGGGATCGCTGACCACGATCCGCCCGGACGACCTCGCCGTCCAGATGATCAAGGCAGCGGTCGACAAGGCCGGGCTGACCGGCGACCAGATCGAGGACCTCGCGCTGGGCTGTGCGGAGCCGCACGACGAGCACGGCGGGAACATGGCGCGCCGGGTCGCGGTCCAGCTCGGCTGGGACAACACGCCGGCGACGACGGTGAACCGGTTCTGCGCGTCGTCGACGCAGACCGCGCGGATGGCGTACCACGCGATCAAGTCCGGCGAGGGCGACATCTTCGTCAGCGCCGGCGTCGAGTGCGTGTCGCGGTACAAGAACTTCGGCTCCGCCGGGGTCGGCGACCCGAGCTCGTTCAACCCGGTCTTCACCGACGCGGTCGCGCGCACCGAGAAGTACGCCGAGACGAACGAGACCTGGCACGACCCGCGCGAGGAGAGGCTGATCCCGGACATCTACATCGCGATGGGCCAGACCGCGGAGAACGTCGCGACGCTGCGAGGCATCAGTCGCGAGGACCAGGACGCGTTCGGCGTCCGCTCGCAGAACCTGGCGGAGAAGGCGATCAACAACGGCTTCTTCGAGCGGGAGATCACGCCGGTGACGCTGCCCGACGGGACCGTGGTCAGCAAGGACGACGGGCCCCGGGCCGGTACGACGCTCGAGAAGGTCAGCCAGCTGCAGCCGGTGTTCCGCCCCGACGGCACCGTGACCGCCGGGAACTGCTGCCCGCTGAACGACGGCGCCGCGGCGGTCGTGATCATGAGCGACACCAAGGCCCGCGAGCTCGGCCTGACCCCGCTGGCGCGGATCGTGTCGACCGGGGTCAGCGGCCTGTCGCCGGAGATCATGGGCCTCGGTCCGGTCGAGGCGTCCAAGCAGGCACTGGCGCGGGCCGGGATGAGCATCAACGACATCGACCTGGTCGAGATCAACGAGGCGTTCGCCGTCCAGGTGATCGGGTCGGCGCGCGAGCTCGGCATCGACGAGGACAAGCTCAACGTGCACGGCGGCGCGATCGCGCTCGGCCACCCGTTCGGATCGACCGGTGCGCGGATCATGACCACGCTGGTCAACGGGCTGCA
- a CDS encoding acyl-CoA dehydrogenase family protein: protein MERVIFNEDHHAFRASAKEYCDRSLVPRMEQFLDEKTIDRAAWLEAGKQGFLGLDVPEEYGGSSVGDYRFNAVFAEEVSKVSASLSSCFGIHYDCAAPYFVDLGTEEQKQRWLPKFCSGEYVAAIGMTEPSGGSDLAALKTTAKKADGGWVLNGSKTFITNGDMADLVIVAARTDPSKGAKGITLFVVEEGMQGFARGRKLDKVGQTESGTSELFFEDLFVPDGNVLGELDRGFIHMMERLAQERIGAAVSNIAHATQILAETIEYVKQRKAFGQPVGSFQYNKFLVAELVTKAEVTQAYVDNAIVAHDEDRLSAVDAAKVKWWSAHVQNEILDACVQLHGGYGYMNEYRVARAWRDARVTKIWAGSNEIMKELIGRDLGL from the coding sequence ATGGAGCGCGTCATCTTCAACGAGGACCACCACGCCTTCCGCGCCAGCGCGAAGGAGTACTGCGACCGCTCGCTGGTGCCGCGGATGGAACAGTTCCTCGACGAGAAGACGATCGACCGCGCCGCCTGGCTGGAGGCCGGCAAGCAGGGCTTCCTCGGACTCGACGTCCCGGAGGAGTACGGCGGCTCGAGCGTCGGCGACTACCGGTTCAACGCGGTGTTCGCGGAGGAGGTGTCGAAGGTCTCCGCGTCGCTGTCGAGCTGCTTCGGCATCCACTACGACTGCGCCGCGCCGTACTTCGTGGACCTCGGCACCGAGGAGCAGAAGCAGCGCTGGCTGCCGAAGTTCTGCTCCGGCGAGTACGTCGCCGCGATCGGCATGACCGAACCGTCGGGCGGCTCGGACCTGGCCGCGCTGAAGACGACCGCGAAGAAGGCCGACGGCGGCTGGGTGCTGAACGGCTCCAAGACCTTCATCACCAACGGCGACATGGCCGACCTGGTCATCGTCGCGGCGCGGACCGACCCGTCGAAGGGCGCGAAGGGCATCACGCTGTTCGTCGTCGAGGAGGGCATGCAGGGCTTCGCTCGCGGCCGCAAGCTCGACAAGGTCGGCCAGACCGAGTCCGGTACGTCGGAACTGTTCTTCGAGGACCTGTTCGTTCCCGACGGCAACGTGCTGGGCGAGCTCGACCGGGGCTTCATCCACATGATGGAGCGGCTGGCGCAGGAGCGGATCGGCGCCGCGGTGTCGAACATCGCGCACGCCACCCAGATCCTCGCCGAGACGATCGAGTACGTGAAGCAGCGCAAGGCGTTCGGCCAGCCGGTCGGCTCGTTCCAGTACAACAAGTTCCTGGTCGCCGAGCTGGTCACGAAGGCCGAGGTCACGCAGGCGTACGTCGACAACGCGATCGTCGCGCACGACGAGGACCGGCTGTCCGCGGTCGACGCGGCCAAGGTGAAGTGGTGGAGCGCCCACGTGCAGAACGAGATCCTGGACGCCTGCGTCCAGCTGCACGGCGGGTACGGCTACATGAACGAGTACCGGGTCGCCCGCGCCTGGCGCGACGCCCGCGTCACGAAGATCTGGGCCGGCTCCAACGAGATCATGAAGGAACTCATCGGCCGCGACCTGGGCCTCTGA
- a CDS encoding TetR/AcrR family transcriptional regulator: MSAVTEPLVWEHVQPAAARRLLTGAVDAFAERGYQATTTRDIASRAGMSPAALYVHYPSKERLLFEISLYGHKAALEVLRSADTGSTPADRLRSLVAAFTAWHAEHHTIARVVQYELAALTPEHLAEVATIRRAISAQIEQVLTDGVVAGEFAVDDLPGTTLAVLSLSIDVARWYTPHRGEPAALGKLYADLAHRMVQA, translated from the coding sequence GTGTCCGCAGTCACCGAGCCCCTCGTCTGGGAGCACGTCCAGCCGGCCGCCGCACGCCGGCTGCTCACCGGCGCCGTCGACGCCTTCGCGGAACGCGGCTACCAGGCGACCACGACCCGGGACATCGCCTCCCGCGCCGGCATGAGCCCTGCCGCTCTCTACGTGCACTACCCGTCCAAGGAGCGCCTGCTCTTCGAGATCAGCCTGTACGGCCACAAGGCCGCCCTGGAGGTGCTGCGCTCCGCCGACACCGGCTCCACACCCGCCGACCGGCTGCGCTCGCTGGTCGCCGCCTTCACCGCCTGGCACGCGGAGCACCACACGATCGCCCGCGTGGTCCAGTACGAGCTGGCCGCGCTGACGCCGGAGCACCTGGCCGAGGTGGCGACGATCCGCCGGGCGATCTCGGCCCAGATCGAGCAGGTCCTCACCGACGGGGTCGTCGCGGGCGAGTTCGCGGTGGACGACCTCCCGGGGACGACGCTCGCCGTACTGTCCCTGTCGATCGACGTGGCGCGCTGGTACACACCGCACCGCGGCGAACCCGCGGCGCTGGGCAAGCTCTACGCGGACCTCGCCCATCGCATGGTCCAGGCATAG
- a CDS encoding YceI family protein has protein sequence MSDTTTGTPTSSIPGLVAGTYALDTAHSEVGFTVRHLMTKVRGTFQEFSGEIVVKDTIEESTTSVAIELASVHTRSEQRDGHLRSGDFFDAENSPKMTFVSTAIKPEGDDYVLAGELTIKDVTKPIELGVEFLGVDQNAYGQTIIGFEASAQISRKEWGIDFNVPLEGGKLLIGDKVDIHLDVQAALQA, from the coding sequence ATGAGCGACACCACCACCGGCACCCCGACCAGCAGCATCCCCGGCCTGGTCGCCGGCACCTACGCCCTCGACACCGCGCACAGCGAGGTCGGCTTCACCGTCCGGCACCTGATGACCAAGGTCCGCGGCACCTTCCAGGAGTTCAGCGGCGAGATCGTGGTCAAGGACACCATCGAGGAGTCCACCACCAGCGTCGCGATCGAGCTGGCCTCGGTGCACACCCGCAGCGAGCAGCGCGACGGTCACCTGCGCTCCGGCGACTTCTTCGACGCCGAGAACAGCCCGAAGATGACCTTCGTCAGCACCGCGATCAAGCCCGAGGGCGACGACTACGTCCTGGCCGGCGAGCTGACCATCAAGGACGTCACCAAGCCGATCGAGCTCGGGGTCGAGTTCCTCGGTGTGGACCAGAACGCCTACGGCCAGACCATCATCGGCTTCGAGGCCTCCGCGCAGATCAGCCGCAAGGAGTGGGGCATCGACTTCAACGTCCCGCTCGAGGGCGGCAAGCTGCTGATCGGTGACAAGGTCGACATCCACCTCGACGTCCAGGCCGCGCTGCAGGCCTGA
- a CDS encoding MarR family transcriptional regulator — translation MDRGTRWLNAEQQVAWRAYLLGTARLMAKLDDDLRQFGLGINDYEILVRLSESPDRRLRMADLADRLHQSRSRLTHTVGRLEAAELVRRTSCTSDKRGVWAELTDAGFALLEQAAPYHVEGVRENLVDLASPEDFAAVGRVFDAVSEHIGQR, via the coding sequence ATCGACAGGGGAACTCGGTGGCTCAACGCCGAGCAGCAGGTGGCGTGGCGTGCGTACCTGCTGGGGACCGCACGCCTGATGGCCAAGCTCGACGACGACCTGCGCCAGTTCGGGCTCGGGATCAACGACTACGAGATCCTCGTGCGGCTGTCCGAGTCCCCCGACCGGCGGCTGCGGATGGCCGACCTGGCCGACCGCCTGCACCAGAGCCGGTCGCGACTCACGCACACCGTCGGGCGCCTGGAGGCCGCCGAACTGGTCCGCCGTACGTCGTGCACGAGTGACAAGCGCGGCGTCTGGGCCGAGCTGACCGACGCCGGTTTCGCCCTGCTCGAGCAGGCCGCGCCGTACCACGTCGAGGGCGTCCGGGAGAACCTGGTCGACCTCGCCAGCCCGGAGGACTTCGCCGCGGTCGGCCGCGTGTTCGACGCCGTCTCGGAGCACATCGGCCAACGCTGA
- a CDS encoding aminoglycoside phosphotransferase family protein, protein MTEFPQDGRAGIDAALVRRLIAQQFPQWAELPVTPVEVDGWDNRTYRLGSELTVRLPTHDSYVAAVDKEHRWLPVLAPALPVQIPEAVAKGEPGFGYPHPWAVRRWIDGRTASVETVPDLSDFARSIAKFILALQAVDATGGPAAGAHSFYRGAPPAHYHDETVEALAALKDRIDADLAREVWEAALAAAWDRPPMWFHGDIAHGNLLVRDGRLSAVIDFGTSGVGDPACDLVIAYTFFSGSSRDAFRDAVRQDAAMWARARGWALWKALITADLRVVEAVLDDYVTQTR, encoded by the coding sequence GTGACGGAATTTCCTCAGGACGGCCGGGCCGGCATCGACGCGGCGCTGGTCCGGCGATTGATCGCACAGCAGTTCCCGCAGTGGGCCGAGCTGCCGGTGACACCGGTCGAGGTCGACGGCTGGGACAACCGGACGTACCGCTTGGGCTCCGAGCTGACCGTCCGGCTGCCTACACACGATAGTTATGTGGCCGCCGTGGACAAGGAACATCGGTGGCTGCCGGTACTCGCGCCCGCGCTGCCCGTCCAGATCCCGGAGGCGGTCGCGAAGGGCGAACCGGGCTTCGGATACCCGCATCCGTGGGCGGTCCGGCGGTGGATCGACGGCCGGACGGCCTCTGTCGAGACCGTCCCGGATCTGTCCGACTTCGCCCGCTCGATCGCGAAATTCATCCTCGCCCTGCAGGCTGTCGACGCCACCGGCGGTCCGGCGGCCGGCGCGCACAGCTTCTACCGTGGCGCACCGCCGGCGCACTACCACGACGAGACCGTCGAGGCCCTTGCCGCTCTGAAGGACCGCATCGACGCGGACCTCGCCCGGGAGGTCTGGGAGGCGGCGCTCGCCGCGGCCTGGGACCGGCCGCCGATGTGGTTCCACGGTGACATCGCGCACGGCAATCTGCTGGTCCGCGACGGGCGCCTCTCCGCCGTCATCGACTTCGGTACGTCGGGCGTCGGCGACCCCGCGTGCGATCTCGTCATCGCCTACACGTTCTTCTCCGGGTCATCCCGGGACGCGTTCCGGGACGCCGTACGGCAGGACGCGGCGATGTGGGCCCGGGCCCGCGGCTGGGCGCTGTGGAAGGCGCTCATCACCGCGGACCTGCGCGTCGTCGAGGCCGTCCTCGACGACTACGTCACACAAACGCGGTAA
- a CDS encoding dihydrofolate reductase family protein — MKVVLTEFVTLDGVSQGPGSPTEDTTDGFTRGGWLVPYIDEMFVRRTAEWLQRADGLLLGRRTYDAFARDWPQITDPDDPYTATMNALPKYVVSTTLTEGAWHPTTVVRSIADVEQLKQQPGAELQIHSSARLGNALLKAGLVDQVRLAVAPTVIGAGRRLFEHPGDAAGLRLTSQDATPSGLLLLEYETVGAAPVAEYEGVTAFV, encoded by the coding sequence ATGAAGGTCGTACTGACGGAGTTCGTCACTCTCGACGGGGTGAGTCAAGGTCCCGGCTCCCCGACCGAGGACACCACCGACGGCTTCACCCGCGGCGGCTGGCTCGTGCCGTACATCGACGAGATGTTCGTACGGCGTACCGCCGAGTGGCTGCAGCGAGCCGACGGCCTGCTTCTCGGCCGCCGCACGTACGACGCCTTCGCACGCGACTGGCCCCAGATCACCGACCCGGACGACCCGTACACCGCGACGATGAACGCGCTCCCGAAGTACGTCGTGAGCACGACGCTGACCGAAGGCGCCTGGCATCCGACGACCGTCGTACGCAGCATCGCCGACGTCGAGCAGCTGAAGCAGCAGCCGGGCGCCGAGCTGCAGATCCACAGCAGTGCGCGACTCGGCAACGCTCTGCTCAAAGCGGGTCTCGTCGATCAGGTCAGGCTCGCGGTCGCACCCACCGTGATCGGCGCCGGGCGGCGACTCTTCGAGCATCCCGGCGACGCGGCCGGCCTGCGACTCACCAGCCAGGACGCGACGCCGAGCGGTCTGCTGCTGCTCGAATACGAGACCGTCGGCGCCGCGCCCGTGGCGGAGTACGAAGGCGTTACCGCGTTTGTGTGA
- a CDS encoding SRPBCC domain-containing protein, with the protein MSGRGIDPERDLTVERVIRAPRATIWKAWTDPGRFARWWVPAPAVCRVERLEVRPGGAILTRFSEDGEQFAPHLDASFLVVEEPDLLVYTNAIDSNWRPAGPEPFLMTAEITLAEHPEGTDYRIVVRHGSPAARARHEELGFADGWGTVAGQLAKLVEGETQ; encoded by the coding sequence ATGAGTGGGCGTGGAATCGATCCGGAGCGGGACCTGACGGTGGAGCGGGTCATCCGGGCGCCGCGGGCGACCATCTGGAAGGCGTGGACGGACCCCGGGCGGTTCGCCCGCTGGTGGGTGCCGGCGCCGGCGGTGTGCCGGGTGGAGCGGCTCGAGGTCCGGCCGGGCGGGGCGATCCTGACGCGGTTCAGCGAGGACGGTGAACAGTTCGCTCCGCATCTCGACGCGAGCTTCCTGGTCGTCGAGGAGCCGGACCTGCTCGTCTACACCAACGCGATCGACAGCAACTGGCGTCCGGCCGGCCCGGAACCGTTCCTGATGACCGCCGAGATCACCCTGGCGGAGCATCCGGAAGGCACCGACTACCGCATCGTCGTCCGCCACGGCAGCCCGGCAGCCCGGGCGCGGCACGAAGAACTGGGCTTCGCGGACGGCTGGGGCACGGTCGCCGGACAGCTCGCCAAGCTCGTGGAAGGGGAGACACAATGA
- a CDS encoding metalloregulator ArsR/SmtB family transcription factor, which produces MAQYSEEVDGVFVALADPTRRSVIRRLGRGPTSVGDLAAEFPITLPSFMKHVRTLESNGLIRTVKTGRVRTCVLNRERLALVDDWLAEQRRIWEDRTDRLEQFVTTDTEAMEES; this is translated from the coding sequence ATGGCACAGTATTCCGAGGAGGTCGACGGGGTCTTCGTGGCGCTCGCCGACCCGACCCGGCGGAGCGTGATCCGGCGGCTGGGGCGGGGGCCGACGAGCGTCGGCGACCTGGCGGCGGAGTTCCCGATCACGCTGCCGTCGTTCATGAAACACGTCCGGACCCTGGAGTCGAACGGCCTGATCCGCACGGTGAAGACCGGGCGGGTGCGGACCTGTGTGCTCAATCGCGAGCGGCTCGCGCTCGTGGACGACTGGCTCGCCGAGCAGCGGCGGATCTGGGAGGACCGCACCGATCGGCTGGAGCAGTTCGTCACAACGGACACCGAAGCGATGGAGGAGTCATGA
- the ettA gene encoding energy-dependent translational throttle protein EttA, whose translation MAEFIYTLRNVRKAYGDKVVLDNVTLNFLTGAKIGVVGPNGTGKSSLFKIMAGLEQPNNGEARLADDATVGILLQEPPLTEGKTVLENVQEGVGDTKQKLDRFNEVSAELADPDADYDALLAEMGDLQTELDHRNAWDIDAQLEQAMDALRCPPPDAIVDNLSGGERRRVALCKLLLQQPDLLLLDEPTNHLDAESVLWLEQHLQKYPGAVMAITHDRYFLDNVAEWILELDRGRTYGYEGNYSKYLETKKQRLVVEGQKDAKRQKILERELEWVRSNAKARQTKSKARLARYEELAAEAERARKLDIDEINIPAGPRLGSTVLEVSKLVKGFGDRKLIDGLSFSLPRAGIVGVVGPNGVGKSTLFRMIVGEEQPDAGTLKLGETVKISYVDQSRGGLDPKKTVWQQVSDELDYIKVANFEMPSRAYVASFGFKGPDQQKPTGVLSGGERNRLNLALTLKMGGNLLLLDEPTNDLDVETLQSLEDALLEFPGCAVVVSHDRWFLDRVATHILAWEGTDEDPANWFWFEGNFASYEANKIERLGPEAARPHRVTHRKLTRE comes from the coding sequence ATGGCGGAATTCATCTACACGCTTCGCAATGTCCGGAAGGCGTACGGCGACAAGGTCGTTCTCGACAACGTCACGCTGAACTTCCTCACCGGTGCGAAGATCGGCGTCGTCGGGCCGAACGGCACCGGCAAGTCATCGCTGTTCAAGATCATGGCGGGGCTCGAGCAGCCGAACAACGGCGAGGCTCGGCTGGCTGACGACGCGACGGTCGGGATCCTGCTGCAGGAGCCACCGCTCACCGAGGGCAAGACGGTCCTGGAGAACGTCCAGGAAGGCGTCGGCGACACCAAGCAGAAGCTCGACCGGTTCAACGAGGTCTCCGCCGAGCTGGCCGACCCGGATGCCGACTACGACGCGCTGCTCGCCGAGATGGGCGACCTGCAGACCGAGCTCGACCACCGCAACGCCTGGGACATCGACGCCCAGCTGGAGCAGGCGATGGACGCGCTGCGCTGCCCGCCGCCCGACGCGATCGTCGACAACCTCTCCGGTGGTGAGCGCCGCCGGGTCGCGCTGTGCAAGCTGCTGCTGCAGCAGCCCGACCTGCTGCTCCTCGACGAGCCCACCAACCACCTCGACGCCGAGTCCGTGCTCTGGCTCGAGCAGCACCTGCAGAAGTACCCGGGCGCCGTGATGGCGATCACCCACGACCGGTACTTCCTGGACAACGTCGCCGAGTGGATCCTCGAGCTCGACCGCGGCCGGACGTACGGCTACGAGGGCAACTACTCGAAGTACCTGGAGACCAAGAAGCAGCGGCTCGTGGTCGAGGGCCAGAAGGACGCGAAGCGGCAGAAGATCCTGGAGCGCGAGCTCGAGTGGGTCCGGTCGAACGCGAAGGCCCGGCAGACCAAGAGCAAGGCCCGGCTGGCGCGCTACGAGGAGCTGGCGGCCGAGGCCGAGCGCGCCCGGAAGCTGGACATCGACGAGATCAACATCCCCGCCGGTCCGCGGCTGGGCAGCACCGTGCTCGAGGTCTCGAAGCTGGTCAAGGGCTTCGGTGACCGCAAGCTGATCGACGGGCTGAGCTTCAGCCTGCCGCGCGCCGGCATCGTCGGCGTCGTCGGCCCGAACGGCGTCGGCAAGTCGACGCTGTTCCGGATGATCGTCGGCGAGGAGCAGCCGGACGCGGGCACGCTCAAGCTGGGTGAGACGGTGAAGATCTCGTACGTCGACCAGTCCCGCGGCGGCCTGGACCCGAAGAAGACGGTCTGGCAGCAGGTGTCCGACGAGCTCGACTACATCAAGGTCGCGAACTTCGAGATGCCGAGCCGGGCGTACGTCGCCTCGTTCGGGTTCAAGGGCCCGGACCAGCAGAAGCCCACCGGCGTCCTGTCCGGCGGTGAGCGGAACCGGCTGAACCTGGCGCTGACGCTGAAGATGGGCGGCAACCTGCTGCTCCTCGACGAGCCGACCAACGACCTGGACGTCGAGACCCTGCAGTCGCTCGAGGACGCGCTGCTGGAGTTCCCGGGCTGCGCGGTGGTCGTGTCCCACGACCGGTGGTTCCTGGACCGCGTGGCGACCCACATCCTCGCCTGGGAGGGCACCGACGAGGACCCGGCGAACTGGTTCTGGTTCGAGGGCAACTTCGCGTCGTACGAGGCGAACAAGATCGAGCGCCTCGGCCCGGAAGCAGCCCGGCCGCACCGCGTGACGCACCGCAAGCTCACGCGCGAGTAA
- a CDS encoding single-stranded DNA-binding protein — protein MSLGDTYLTVLGWIGSEPDFKEIRQTPQTSFRLGSTPRQFDKTLNGYVDKPTTWYTVQCWRGLARNAFESVRIGQPVIVTGRLRTHEWTDDNGELHSRVILEAFSLGHDLARGTTTFTKNTPRSDSFPFTPTSATQDPADATATPYPPDEFTTTTLPLTAESPAAEAA, from the coding sequence ATGAGCCTCGGTGACACGTACCTCACAGTTCTGGGCTGGATCGGCAGCGAGCCCGACTTCAAGGAGATCCGCCAGACTCCGCAAACAAGCTTCCGACTCGGCTCGACTCCCCGCCAGTTCGACAAGACGCTCAACGGCTACGTGGACAAACCCACTACGTGGTACACGGTCCAGTGCTGGCGAGGTCTCGCCCGAAACGCCTTCGAATCCGTCCGGATCGGCCAGCCAGTCATCGTCACCGGTCGCCTCCGCACCCACGAGTGGACCGACGACAACGGCGAACTCCACAGCCGCGTGATCCTGGAGGCTTTCTCCCTGGGCCACGACCTGGCCCGAGGCACAACCACCTTCACCAAGAACACCCCCCGCAGCGACTCGTTCCCGTTCACCCCCACCTCCGCCACCCAGGACCCTGCCGACGCCACCGCCACCCCCTACCCACCCGACGAATTCACCACCACGACCCTCCCCCTCACCGCGGAGTCCCCCGCGGCCGAAGCCGCCTAG
- a CDS encoding GTPase, which translates to MTETMDTVETPTRAETDVLKKIDALEAAAKAGDGRLDPVVLTEATQIVDRAGQRLRMSGDLTVVALAGATGSGKSSLFNALTGLDLAAIGTRRPTSSMPLACVWGDEPAGEVLTWLGIPRRHQVQHRSSLEDAQSEDLDGLVLLDLPDHDSTEVEHRLIVDRLVELVDMLVWVVDPQKYADAALHNRYIKPFASHSGVMVFALNHMDKLTPEQQKSCLEDLDKLLKSDGLKSPTVVATSAVSGDGLEEVRSLLVKRVSNKRSARERLAADVDRVSDRMASQCGDAKTPEIDEADVTELVDALSDASGLTVVSDAVRRSYLQRARAATGWPLTKWIGRFRPDPLRRLHGDQVSREQGKALRKSASNEVAVARASLPAATPVQRARMDAAVRTITNKAAEGLSRPWADSVRTAIRRREESLGDELDQAVARTDLGGSSNPGWWGFARIVQWLLFLVTLGGAAWLVALLVARIADLNEPPMPEMSGVPYAWVMLVGGAVLGLALSIVCRVFATNGAIRRSRQVAKALRAELEKVAESHVVAPAREELAAYSRCRDNLATARQ; encoded by the coding sequence GTGACGGAGACGATGGATACGGTCGAGACCCCGACGCGGGCGGAGACCGATGTCCTGAAGAAGATCGACGCGCTCGAGGCGGCCGCGAAGGCCGGCGACGGGCGGCTGGATCCGGTGGTGCTCACCGAGGCCACGCAGATCGTCGACCGCGCCGGACAGCGGCTGCGCATGTCGGGTGACCTGACGGTGGTGGCGCTCGCGGGCGCGACCGGCTCGGGGAAGTCGTCGTTGTTCAACGCGCTGACCGGGCTCGACCTGGCCGCGATCGGAACGCGGCGGCCGACGAGCTCGATGCCGCTGGCGTGCGTCTGGGGCGACGAGCCCGCGGGCGAGGTGCTGACCTGGCTCGGCATCCCGCGCCGGCACCAGGTGCAGCATCGCAGCTCGCTCGAGGACGCGCAGTCCGAGGACCTGGACGGGCTGGTCCTGCTGGACCTGCCCGACCACGACTCGACCGAGGTCGAGCACCGCCTGATCGTCGACCGGCTCGTGGAGCTGGTCGACATGCTCGTGTGGGTGGTGGATCCGCAGAAGTACGCCGATGCGGCGCTGCACAACCGGTACATCAAGCCGTTCGCCTCGCATTCCGGGGTGATGGTGTTCGCGCTGAACCACATGGACAAGCTGACGCCGGAGCAGCAGAAGAGCTGCCTCGAAGACCTCGACAAGCTGCTCAAGTCGGACGGTCTGAAGTCGCCGACCGTCGTCGCGACGTCGGCTGTCAGTGGTGATGGTCTGGAAGAGGTTCGCTCCCTCCTGGTCAAGCGGGTCAGCAACAAGCGCTCCGCGCGGGAACGGCTCGCGGCCGACGTGGATCGGGTCTCGGATCGGATGGCCAGTCAGTGCGGCGACGCCAAGACGCCGGAGATCGACGAGGCCGATGTCACGGAGCTGGTCGACGCGTTGTCCGACGCGAGCGGCTTGACTGTGGTGTCGGACGCCGTACGGCGCTCGTATCTGCAGCGGGCGCGGGCGGCTACGGGATGGCCGTTGACGAAGTGGATCGGGCGGTTCCGTCCGGATCCGCTGCGGCGGTTGCACGGCGACCAGGTGTCGCGCGAGCAGGGCAAGGCATTGCGGAAGTCGGCGTCGAACGAGGTCGCGGTAGCGCGGGCTTCGTTGCCGGCGGCAACGCCCGTGCAGCGGGCGCGGATGGATGCGGCGGTGCGCACCATCACGAACAAGGCTGCTGAGGGATTGTCGCGGCCGTGGGCCGATTCGGTGCGTACGGCGATCCGCCGGCGTGAGGAGTCGTTGGGGGACGAGCTGGACCAGGCGGTTGCGCGGACGGATCTTGGTGGGTCCAGTAATCCCGGGTGGTGGGGGTTTGCGCGGATTGTCCAGTGGCTGCTGTTCCTCGTGACGCTCGGTGGGGCGGCGTGGTTGGTGGCGTTGCTGGTGGCGCGGATCGCGGATCTCAATGAGCCGCCGATGCCGGAGATGAGTGGCGTTCCGTATGCGTGGGTGATGCTCGTCGGTGGGGCTGTGCTGGGGTTGGCCCTCTCGATTGTGTGTCGGGTGTTTGCTACGAACGGTGCGATACGGCGGTCGCGGCAGGTGGCGAAGGCGCTGCGGGCGGAGCTGGAGAAGGTCGCCGAGAGCCACGTGGTCGCACCGGCTCGCGAGGAGCTGGCCGCGTACAGCCGGTGCCGCGACAACCTCGCCACGGCTCGCCAGTAG